The following proteins are co-located in the Peromyscus maniculatus bairdii isolate BWxNUB_F1_BW_parent chromosome 23, HU_Pman_BW_mat_3.1, whole genome shotgun sequence genome:
- the Mmd2 gene encoding monocyte to macrophage differentiation factor 2 isoform X2 — protein sequence MNDRVPAHKRYQPTEYEHAANCATHAFWIIPSILGSSNLYFLSDDDWETISAWIYGLGLCGLFVVSTIFHTVSWKKSHLRMVEHCLHMIDRMVIYFFIAASYAPWLNLRELGPWASHMRWLVWIMASTGTIYVFFFHERYKLVELLCYVVMGFFPALVILSMPNTEGIWELMTGGVFYCLGMVFFKSDGRIPFAHAIWHLFVAFGAGTHYYAIWRYLYLPSTLQTKVSK from the exons ATGAATGACCGAGTCCCGGCACACAAGAGGTACCAGCCCACAGAGTATGAACACGCAGCCAACTGTGCTACCCATGCT TTCTGGATCATTCCCAGCATCCTTGGCAGCTCCAACCTCTACTTCCTGTCGGACGATGACTGGGAAACCATATCTGCCTGGATCTACGGCCTTGGCCTCTGTGGCCTCTTTGTAGTATCCACCATTTTCCACACAGTCTCCTGGAAGAAGAGCCACCTCAG GATGGTAGAACACTGCCTGCACATGATCGACCGGATGGTCATTTACTTCTTCATCGCGGCTTCCTATGCTCCTTG GCTGAACCTCCGGGAGCTGGGCCCCTGGGCCTCCCACATGCGCTGGCTGGTCTGGATcatggcctccactggtactatcTATGTCTTTTTCTTCCATGAACG GTACAAGCTTGTGGAGCTGCTCTGCTATGTGGTGATGGGATTTTTCCCTGCCTTGGTCATCCTCTCCATG CCCAACACTGAGGGCATCTGGGAGCTGATGACAGGAGGGGTCTTCTACTGCTTGGGTATGGTGTTCTTCAAGAGTGACGGGAGGATTCCCTTTGCCCATGCCATCTGGCACCTCTTTGTGGCATTTGGTGCTGGTACCCACTACTATGCCATCTGGAGGTACCTCTACCTGCCCAGCACACTGCAGACCAAGGTGTCCAAATGA
- the Mmd2 gene encoding monocyte to macrophage differentiation factor 2 isoform X1 yields MFTLARLLDFQKTKYARFMNDRVPAHKRYQPTEYEHAANCATHAFWIIPSILGSSNLYFLSDDDWETISAWIYGLGLCGLFVVSTIFHTVSWKKSHLRMVEHCLHMIDRMVIYFFIAASYAPWLNLRELGPWASHMRWLVWIMASTGTIYVFFFHERYKLVELLCYVVMGFFPALVILSMPNTEGIWELMTGGVFYCLGMVFFKSDGRIPFAHAIWHLFVAFGAGTHYYAIWRYLYLPSTLQTKVSK; encoded by the exons GTTTATGAATGACCGAGTCCCGGCACACAAGAGGTACCAGCCCACAGAGTATGAACACGCAGCCAACTGTGCTACCCATGCT TTCTGGATCATTCCCAGCATCCTTGGCAGCTCCAACCTCTACTTCCTGTCGGACGATGACTGGGAAACCATATCTGCCTGGATCTACGGCCTTGGCCTCTGTGGCCTCTTTGTAGTATCCACCATTTTCCACACAGTCTCCTGGAAGAAGAGCCACCTCAG GATGGTAGAACACTGCCTGCACATGATCGACCGGATGGTCATTTACTTCTTCATCGCGGCTTCCTATGCTCCTTG GCTGAACCTCCGGGAGCTGGGCCCCTGGGCCTCCCACATGCGCTGGCTGGTCTGGATcatggcctccactggtactatcTATGTCTTTTTCTTCCATGAACG GTACAAGCTTGTGGAGCTGCTCTGCTATGTGGTGATGGGATTTTTCCCTGCCTTGGTCATCCTCTCCATG CCCAACACTGAGGGCATCTGGGAGCTGATGACAGGAGGGGTCTTCTACTGCTTGGGTATGGTGTTCTTCAAGAGTGACGGGAGGATTCCCTTTGCCCATGCCATCTGGCACCTCTTTGTGGCATTTGGTGCTGGTACCCACTACTATGCCATCTGGAGGTACCTCTACCTGCCCAGCACACTGCAGACCAAGGTGTCCAAATGA
- the Mmd2 gene encoding monocyte to macrophage differentiation factor 2 isoform X3, which produces MFTLARLLDFQKTKYARFMNDRVPAHKRYQPTEYEHAANCATHAFWIIPSILGSSNLYFLSDDDWETISAWIYGLGLCGLFVVSTIFHTVSWKKSHLRMVEHCLHMIDRMVIYFFIAASYAPWYKLVELLCYVVMGFFPALVILSMPNTEGIWELMTGGVFYCLGMVFFKSDGRIPFAHAIWHLFVAFGAGTHYYAIWRYLYLPSTLQTKVSK; this is translated from the exons GTTTATGAATGACCGAGTCCCGGCACACAAGAGGTACCAGCCCACAGAGTATGAACACGCAGCCAACTGTGCTACCCATGCT TTCTGGATCATTCCCAGCATCCTTGGCAGCTCCAACCTCTACTTCCTGTCGGACGATGACTGGGAAACCATATCTGCCTGGATCTACGGCCTTGGCCTCTGTGGCCTCTTTGTAGTATCCACCATTTTCCACACAGTCTCCTGGAAGAAGAGCCACCTCAG GATGGTAGAACACTGCCTGCACATGATCGACCGGATGGTCATTTACTTCTTCATCGCGGCTTCCTATGCTCCTTG GTACAAGCTTGTGGAGCTGCTCTGCTATGTGGTGATGGGATTTTTCCCTGCCTTGGTCATCCTCTCCATG CCCAACACTGAGGGCATCTGGGAGCTGATGACAGGAGGGGTCTTCTACTGCTTGGGTATGGTGTTCTTCAAGAGTGACGGGAGGATTCCCTTTGCCCATGCCATCTGGCACCTCTTTGTGGCATTTGGTGCTGGTACCCACTACTATGCCATCTGGAGGTACCTCTACCTGCCCAGCACACTGCAGACCAAGGTGTCCAAATGA
- the Mmd2 gene encoding monocyte to macrophage differentiation factor 2 isoform X4 — translation MFTLARLLDFQKTKYARFMNDRVPAHKRYQPTEYEHAANCATHAFWIIPSILGSSNLYFLSDDDWETISAWIYGLGLCGLFVVSTIFHTVSWKKSHLRMVEHCLHMIDRMVIYFFIAASYAPWLNLRELGPWASHMRWLVWIMASTGTIYVFFFHERYKLVELLCYVVMGFFPALVILSMEGMSALNKPSCDDPW, via the exons GTTTATGAATGACCGAGTCCCGGCACACAAGAGGTACCAGCCCACAGAGTATGAACACGCAGCCAACTGTGCTACCCATGCT TTCTGGATCATTCCCAGCATCCTTGGCAGCTCCAACCTCTACTTCCTGTCGGACGATGACTGGGAAACCATATCTGCCTGGATCTACGGCCTTGGCCTCTGTGGCCTCTTTGTAGTATCCACCATTTTCCACACAGTCTCCTGGAAGAAGAGCCACCTCAG GATGGTAGAACACTGCCTGCACATGATCGACCGGATGGTCATTTACTTCTTCATCGCGGCTTCCTATGCTCCTTG GCTGAACCTCCGGGAGCTGGGCCCCTGGGCCTCCCACATGCGCTGGCTGGTCTGGATcatggcctccactggtactatcTATGTCTTTTTCTTCCATGAACG GTACAAGCTTGTGGAGCTGCTCTGCTATGTGGTGATGGGATTTTTCCCTGCCTTGGTCATCCTCTCCATG GAGGGAATGTCAGCACTCAACAAGCCCAGCTGTGATGATCCTTGGTGA